The genomic window GCACCATAATGCAGTCCGAGCCCGCCTGTAAAAAGGCCGTATCCGTAACTTACCTGAAGGACATCCCCCCGGCCTACACCAATTGAGGTTAATGCTCTTCCCAGGGATTTAGCCCACTCATGAATGTCATTTTTGGTATAACCCACAACCGTAGGTTTTCCAGTAGTACCTGAAGAAACATGATAGCGTACAAGCTGAGTATCAGGTACACAAAACATTCCTTTAGGATAATTGTCCCTGAGGTCCTGTTTATAGGTAAACGGAAGTTTTTGCAGATCATCCAGGGTCTTGATATCTTCCGGTTTCACTCCGGCTTCATCAAAACGTTTTTTGTAAAAAGGAGAGTGAGTATAGACATAGTCTACAAGATGGCGCAGCCGCTCCTCCTGAATCTGTTCCAGCTCATCAAGGGGCATTCTTTCAATCTGTGGGTTCCAGTATTCGATCATGTTATCACATAACAGCCATTTTGTCATGTACAAAGTACATCATTATCTATGGTATTTGAAATTAAGATTTATAAACTAGACGGATTCTTCTTGTTCCGGAGAACTTCAATAACCTTTTGTTTGCAGGCCCAAAGTATCTCTTCCATATCGGCAACTACATCGATACCCGCAGCACCTGCATGCCCTCCACCTGTGCCATTGTAATCAGCACTCACATCTTCCATAATCTGACCCAGGTTTACTCCGGCATTTACAGCATCTCGCTTTGCCCTTCCGCTAACCCGAATAGAGTTTTCTTTCACCGTACCTACAAATGCAACATCAGCACCTATATTGATCAGCATTGAAGAGGCAGAACCTCCAAAGGAGCTTACATGTGAAGTAGCCACAAGCCAGCTTTCCACTCTTTCAATTTCCGCACGATTGGCCGTCTTCAGCATGGCAATACGCATAGAAACATCCTGTGGAGTGGAAGCCATCAGCTCCAGTACTTCCGCATATTCAACACCACTACTTTCAATGATATTAGAAAATGTACGGAACGTATCACTAGTTGCATGTTTGAAATGTCCGGTATCGGTCACAATCCCTGTCATGAGCCCCACAGCGGTACGGTTCATAATAGGGGCACCCATGCATTTCAGTACATCATAAACTATTTCTGCAACAGATGTTTTATTGCGGTGCAGATAAAATGCTGCATTTTCTGTAAGAGCGGTTGTTGCGTGGTGATCAATCACGCCATAGTGACATAATTCAATATCATTTAACTGTGCAATTGTTGAAGTATCTACTACAACCGTAAGATCGTAGGCTTCGGGGTTTGGGTCTTCCACAACATCAATCTCAAGTTTGTCAACCAGCAAAGAAGCAACACGATTACAACCATCAACCAGCCCTACTTTGCCCCCAATAGCTTCAGATAGAGCAAAGGCACTGCTTATGGCATCGGGATCAGCATTGCGATG from Methanohalophilus halophilus includes these protein-coding regions:
- a CDS encoding DHH family phosphoesterase, with the translated sequence MKVDEEGFYNKLLDYHNILYLCHRNADPDAISSAFALSEAIGGKVGLVDGCNRVASLLVDKLEIDVVEDPNPEAYDLTVVVDTSTIAQLNDIELCHYGVIDHHATTALTENAAFYLHRNKTSVAEIVYDVLKCMGAPIMNRTAVGLMTGIVTDTGHFKHATSDTFRTFSNIIESSGVEYAEVLELMASTPQDVSMRIAMLKTANRAEIERVESWLVATSHVSSFGGSASSMLINIGADVAFVGTVKENSIRVSGRAKRDAVNAGVNLGQIMEDVSADYNGTGGGHAGAAGIDVVADMEEILWACKQKVIEVLRNKKNPSSL